The Arabidopsis thaliana chromosome 5, partial sequence genomic interval CTTCTCCGTCATCTAACCATCCTATGTACGGTTACCCTAAGATCGGTCAACAAACCGGTCCCGGCCCACAGTTTTTCTCTCCGCCGGAGAGAAACTCTTCGTTTCAACATAACACTTCTCCTTCATGTAAGTCTTGTTCTGATCTCGAATTTGGTTTTACGCGAATTTGATTAGTAATTGGTTTTGATcgttgaatttgattttggtagCTGGAATAGGAATCAGAGTGAATTTGAAGCCTGAGTATCGGATTACTCCGCCGGTAAGATTTTGTATGTTTGATCTTTAAACTCTGTGATTGAAGATTTGAAGTAGTTTTACATTGTATTTGCAAATTGTTGTAGCCTCAGTTGTTGCCTCGAGTAGGAGATATTCATCGGAGTAGTTTTCAGTTCGATTTCGGATTAGAGAGGAAAGTTCTCGCGGAGGCAGAGAAAGATAATCCAGATTGGAGTAAATTTGGGAGTGAGAATCCACCGGCTAAGTTTCATGAACCATCACCTTCTTCAGTGGTATGGCTCTTCTTAAAATCTATGGAAGCATTTTAAAGTTAGGCTGAGGTGGTTAATAGCATCATCGTATAGTATCGATGTGTTCTCTAGAAGAACAAGTGTGAATCATCATCGATGAACGTAGTTAACCGGAACAGAATGGAAGCTTTGTAGATGGCACCAATGTATAGTGTCAATGTGAGGTCTAGGAAGAACAAGTGTGGATCATCACACGGGAACAGAATGGAAGCTTTGTTGAGTTAGACGATTAATGGCACTAAACTATAGTATCAATTGTGATGTCTAGGATGAATTGTTGTGGATCATCTATGTATTAACTTAAAAATGCGAATTGGGTGAAGATCTTGTAGATTTGTGCATTACAGTGTATGATCGTTATATATGCATTATTCTCGTTAATAAGTGATTCCAAATGCAGGGTCAAATGCAGGGTGTAGATCATGTAGTGATGAAATATACTGCTTCTGGGCTCAACAGAGAAGCTGTCAACATAGCTGTTGCAAACTATGGTGATAATCCCACAAAGGTGATTTATCTTCATCCCTTCACTATAGATTTTATTCTTGTATTAGCTAATGAAGCTTATACGGATTCTAACTAGTGGTTATAGCGATCATATATACTTTTGAGTCCGTCCATCATTTAAAACCGTGATCAACTATCAGTTAAATTTGTGGATCTTTGAATTGACAAACCAGCTTGCTTCTTCATTCTTTCCCCCAAAGGAGAATCTAATCACAGTTTTTACGCGTTTTCAGGTTCAAGAATTTGCAAATGGGTTCACAGCGATACGGGAGATGGGTTTTCCGACAAACGCTGTTGCAGATGCTCTCTTCATGTTTGAGAACGACACTGATAAGGCATTGGCACATTTGCTCCATGGTTCTTCCTAAATTTGGCTTTCAACTCTTTATCCTATAGTTTATTCAAGTGAACATCAAGTTTGATAACATAAAGATTGGTAAAGTATAGATTATTGGGTTTTACTTGCTGTAAatgaatgattattttttttggagtttaACGTTTGTCGGTAAGAATATCTATTCCCACATCCAAATCCTAGACTTCGTATAATGCAATGCCAATAAAATGGCAAGTTTAGAATACATAGATGAAATGGTGTAATTAGCTTTCTTCAGACAAATGtcatttgttcttctttctctataaGCACCAAAGAGCCAAGAGCCTCACACTTTGGATTCGTCTTTGGTTCTACTACACTCCTGCGCATATGGCTTCTGAAACGTATGGAAGtaaattagatatatatcTGATTCCATTTTATTTACATTGAAAACTAATGACTTAAATTTAAGTACATAAGCAGTAGAAGCTAAGTCATATACCTGAGGACCACGCAGAACAGCAAAACTTTCCTTCATCTACATGCTTAACATCAAGACCCACAAACCATGAACCCGTGCTGACGTCATCATGAGCATACGAATGAAGAATGTCTCTGTCACCCCCCCACCCCCACCCCATCATCATACATAACAGACAACACAAAAACTCAGTTTCaatcttatttctctgtttgaaAGATATGTGTCATCATGCGTAACTGAGAGGTGAAACTGACCTATTGATCGATACAAATCTAGCCAATGCGTGCGTTATAACATACATCTCCCCATAAGCATGCCGGAAGTATCTATAAgataaatgaaacaaagaacagGTGGTTCTTAGTCACATGGAAGAAATGAATCTAGTCAATGCGTGGTTctgattatttataaaacttaCGCTTTCTTGTCACCGAATTTCCACCACTCTGGTTCATACCATTTGTGGTTCCTGccagaaaatcaaaacttggTTAAGATTATATCAGACTGACAATATCCTGACAACCCCAATGGTCCTagtggttttgggtttttaagCTTAAAACTCACGGTTCTGAGAAGACTTCGCCTGATTTCATGCAACCGATGTAAGCCCGTGGGTTTTCCAGATGTGCTGCAAGCGTAGTTCCCAGAGCATCTGCATAGGATCAATTACATTAATACCACATAATCATGTCAGCAAAATGCATACATGGAAACTCGTTGACCTcagaccttttttttttttagtactAACTTACCTATATTTACGTAGATATTGTCGATGGCTTTTGCATAAAACTGTGCATCCCACCTATCTGCAGCGTAGGCAAAGAACAGTTTTACCTTCTTAGAAGCTTCCTCGGGTGCCTCAACTACATCATCCTGAAAACCAGTAAATGGCCAAGCTCTCAAACTAACATAGGTGAGCTTATAACTGAATGATTCAAGGTAATAACTTAAGAG includes:
- a CDS encoding Ubiquitin-associated/translation elongation factor EF1B protein (Ubiquitin-associated/translation elongation factor EF1B protein; CONTAINS InterPro DOMAIN/s: Ubiquitin-associated/translation elongation factor EF1B, N-terminal, eukaryote (InterPro:IPR015940); Has 30201 Blast hits to 17322 proteins in 780 species: Archae - 12; Bacteria - 1396; Metazoa - 17338; Fungi - 3422; Plants - 5037; Viruses - 0; Other Eukaryotes - 2996 (source: NCBI BLink).); translation: MDYDYRNKSGGPSYPRPMYGPPSTSPSPSSNHPMYGYPKIGQQTGPGPQFFSPPERNSSFQHNTSPSSGIGIRVNLKPEYRITPPPQLLPRVGDIHRSSFQFDFGLERKVLAEAEKDNPDWSKFGSENPPAKFHEPSPSSVGQMQGVDHVVMKYTASGLNREAVNIAVANYGDNPTKVQEFANGFTAIREMGFPTNAVADALFMFENDTDKALAHLLHGSS